One segment of Dermochelys coriacea isolate rDerCor1 chromosome 27, rDerCor1.pri.v4, whole genome shotgun sequence DNA contains the following:
- the FZD2 gene encoding frizzled-2 produces MRPSSVLHRLASLLLWLNVLGRGRGQFHGEKGISIPDHGFCQPISIPLCTDIAYNQTIMPNLLGHTNQEDAGLEVHQFYPLVKVQCSPELKFFLCSMYAPVCTVLEQAIPPCRSICERARQGCEALMNKFGFQWPERLRCENFPRHGAEQICVGQNHSEDGGSPALLTSPAPLPGQGTAGAPRYATPEHPFHCPRALQVPGYLNYKFLGEKDCGAPCEPARGDGHMFFSQEEVRFARLWILVWSVLCCASTFFTVTTYLVDMQRFRYPERPIIFLSGCYTMVSVAYIAGFVLQERVVCNERFQEDGYRTVVQGTKKEGCTILFMMLYFFGMASSIWWVILSLTWFLAAGMKWGHEAIEANSQYFHLAAWAVPAVKTITILALGQVDGDLLSGVCFVGLHSLDPLRGFVLAPLFVYLFIGTSFLLAGFVSLFRIRTIMKHGGTKTEKLERLMVRIGVFSVLYTVPATIVIACYFYEQAFREHWERSWVSQHCKSLAIPCPLHYAPRMGPDFTVYMIKYLMTLIVGITSGFWIWSGKTLHSWRKFYTRLTHSRHGETTV; encoded by the coding sequence ATGCGCCCGTCCAGCGTCCTGCACCGCCTGGCCTCGCTGCTGCTGTGGCTGAACGTgctgggccggggccggggccagtTCCACGGGGAGAAGGGCATCTCCATCCCGGACCACGGCTTCTGCCAGCCCATCTCCATCCCGCTCTGCACCGACATCGCCTACAACCAGACCATCATGCCCAACCTGCTGGGCCACACCAACCAGGAGGACGCGGGGCTGGAGGTGCACCAGTTCTACCCGCTGGTCAAGGTGCAGTGCTCGCCCGAGCTCAAGTTCTTCCTGTGCTCCATGTACGCGCCGGTGTGCACGGTGCTGGAGCAGGCCATCCCGCCCTGCCGCTCCATCTGCGAGCGGGCGCGCCAGGGCTGCGAGGCGCTCATGAACAAGTTTGGCTTCCAGTGGCCCGAGCGCCTGCGCTGCGAGAACTTCCCCCGCCACGGCGCCGAGCAGATCTGCGTGGGGCAGAACCACTCGGAGGACGGCGGCTCCCCGGCGCTGCTCACCAGCCCGGCGCCGCTGCCCGGCCAGGGCACCGCGGGCGCGCCGCGCTACGCCACGCCGGAGCACCCGTTCCACTGCCCGCGGGCGCTGCAGGTGCCCGGCTACCTCAACTACAAGTTCCTGGGCGAGAAGGACTGCGGGGCGCCCTGCGAGCCGGCCCGCGGCGACGGCCACATGTTCttcagccaggaggaggtgcgcTTTGCCCGGCTCTGGATCCTGGTCTGGTCCGTGCTCTGCTGCGCCTCCACCTTCTTCACCGTCACCACCTACCTGGTGGACATGCAGCGGTTCCGCTACCCGGAGCGGCCCATCATCTTCCTCTCGGGCTGCTACACCATGGTGTCGGTGGCCTACATCGCCGGCTTCGTGCTGCAGGAGCGCGTGGTGTGCAACGAGCGCTTCCAGGAGGACGGGTACCGCACGGTGGTGCAGGGCACCAAGAAGGAGGGCTGCACCATCCTCTTCATGATGCTCTACTTCTTCGGCATGGCCAGCTCCATCTGGTGGGTCATCCTGTCCCTCACCTGGTTCCTGGCCGCCGGCATGAAGTGGGGCCACGAGGCCATCGAGGCCAACTCTCAGTACTTCCACCTGGCCGCCTGGGCCGTGCCGGCCGTCAAGACCATCACCAtcctggccctggggcaggtggaCGGGGACCTGCTCAGCGGGGTCTGCTTCGTGGGGCTGCACAGCCTGGACCCGCTGCGCGGCTTCGTGCTGGCCCCGCTCTTCGTCTACCTCTTCATCGgcacctccttcctgctggcgGGCTTCGTCTCGCTCTTCCGCATCCGCACCATCATGAAGCACGGCGGCACCAAGACCGAGAAGCTGGAGCGGCTCATGGTGCGGATCGGGGTCTTCAGCGTCCTCTACACGGTGCCCGCCACCATCGTCATCGCCTGCTACTTCTACGAGCAGGCTTTCCGCGAGCACTGGGAGCGCAGCTGGGTCAGCCAGCACTGCAAGAGCCTGGCCATCCCCTGCCCGCTGCACTACGCGCCGCGCATGGGCCCCGACTTCACCGTCTACATGATCAAGTACCTCATGACCCTCATCGTGGGCATCACCTCGGGCTTCTGGATCTGGTCCGGCAAGACCCTGCACTCCTGGCGCAAGTTCTACACCCGCCTCACCCACAGCCGGCACGGCGAGACCACGGTGTGA